Below is a genomic region from Acomys russatus chromosome 3, mAcoRus1.1, whole genome shotgun sequence.
TCTTGGTAATTTGCCCGAGGTCACAAAAACAGCAAGTGGAACAATCCAGGGAAGGACTTATGCTCTTTTGTTCCGTTTCCCCAGTTCTTTGTTCCTGTACCGTGCAACTCCACCTTCATGGGTTAGGAGGCCAGCACCTCCCCCATCCTTCTCCCATCCTGTCCTCTGTACAGTCCCACCCATCCCTAACTCTATCCTTATTCCCCAGGGCTATCTGTCCATCCCAGCTGAGGAAGATCCAGCCACATAACATAACCAGAAAGAGAGGACCAACCCTGGACCTGGACCCCCAGCAATGCTGTACCTGGAGCTGAAGGCTCTTTCTCTGGACTCAGGCACTTGCTTCTAGTTAAGCggcagggtgggagtggggtggggaggggaggtgagggtgggtggggtgagggtagggAGATGCTCTTAAAGGGGAAGGCcagcctccctttgcctcccctgGGAGATCCAAAGCCAGTTGGAGAGCAGCTGGTACCCATGGGCTGGGAAGAGCTCCACACGTCACTGGGGAGGGGTGGATGGGCTATACCGGCCTTTGTCCCTCCTCTATTTTGCTCCCATTATAGTTTGTGATGGGTTTTCAGGAATGGGAGTGTGCAAGCTGCCAAtctaaggaagggaagaagaagctGATAGAGGCGTTCGGCACCAGTAGACGTGTTTACTACAAGAGACcgtgttttattttcctgtgtccTGTCAGATCCACATCTGGATGGGACTTAGAAGCCCTGACATGAAACAAGCAGTAAGGGTTgggtgtgcacacgtgtgctcagtgtgcatgcacataggTAGCTGTGTGTGCCTGCCAGTGGCCATGGACATGTGACTGTGGGCCACAGTGTGAATGCTAAGGGAGAGCTAGCGACAGAGAGATATTTCTAGTGCACAAAGTCTGTCGTCAACTTTTGACCACTGGCAGCAGGGGACGCAGGGATGAGCTTTCTGAACCAATAAGATGGCCGTCCTGGTCACAAAGGCTGGCCAAGATGCTTGGCTCATAAATAAATGATGTGTTCCCCGGCGCTGTTGCTATTGTCATTTTCTGGACAATCGCAGCATACAGTGTCCTGAGGAGAGGCGGTAGCTGCTGGAAGTGAAGCAGGCGAGCCTGGGTCCATGCCTCAGGCGGAGCCCAGGTGTGGGTGTTGAACTGAATAGAGCGGACCATGCTTCAAGGCAGGAGTTTCACGGTGTGGGATGGTGCCGAAGACGTATATCCGGTGTAGCACAAATGACAGGAACACCTTCAGTGCATCTAGGATTGTGAGATAATCCTGGTGTCTGTGCATGTGACGGGGAGGTGATGGGGCTGGATAAGTACCAGAAGAAAGGGAGAGCCGGTGGGCATCCTACATTTCAAAGTCCAGGCTGGGGAGCTGTCTCTTGGTCTGAAAATAAGCAATACAGGTCTGCTCATCTCTAGGACTGTCTCACAGGGGCAGCCTTCTAATACCTCTTTACATTTCAGAACCCTGACAGCTGAAGGCAACTGTGTAGAAGGTCCAGGCTGTGGTCAAGGGtgggcacgggggtgggggggtggaccTTCTCAAGGTTCGCACCTCAGAGAAGAAACCAGCAAAAGCATAGGCTGTTTTCAGGGAAATCCCAGGGGTATCCTCAGGCTCTTAGACTTCTGAGGTTCAGActtatgccccacccccaccccagttcatcTTTTCTCTGCAATCCCAGATGTGTGTGAGGCCTGCCAACCCCTTTATCCCTGTTGTCCAATCTACTTGCCCTTTTCCTGCCCCGCAGCACCAGCTTCCTCTGGAAGTTCGCCTCACAGGCTTGCCATACCCACCACAGCATCCCTGGGGCACATCAGAAGGGCCTAGCTATATCGCAAGGGTGGTCAGGCCCTTCTCTGGCTCTGTGTTCCCCAGGGTCTGgagacccctacccagatcaccACTCCTGCCatctcctgcctctctttctctctaccccAGTGTTATTCCCAGGGTCTCTTTGGATGCTCCCAAgtcagtctccctccctctctttcctcctctctccctctttgccctctctcatcctctccgcctcctctctcttcctctcacccgcctcttacacacacacacacacacacacacacacacacacacacacatacacacacacacagtcccaggACACCAAGTTCCTTCTCCAGAGCCCCACTGTGTTCACACAGGATGTTTATGTAGACGGCTCCTTTTCCCCTCTGTGTTCTTGTAACTTGACGGTAGCGCTTATCACTTGCTTTCGGCAACTGCTGATGCTTGACCCTCCATGCCAAAAGCCCCTCCTGCTAGTTGTATCTCCATCCAGGATGGACGTTATATCTTCAACCATTTCCTGGTCACTGTCAGACTTCTGCCCTGGCCTCTGTGGTTGTGCATAGTACCTGGGATACAATATAGGGGGACAAGAGCTCCCCAACTGCAGCgtgaaggaaggaacgaaggcaAGACACACCTATGATCCCAAAGTGGCCAAGGGATCCTTAGAATACCCTGTGGCTGATAGGGGTTACAGCataagagagaggagggtgggggagctgTCAgctgaaggagagggaggagctgcCTGGGCGCCTGCGCTCATGGCATTTCCAGCGTTCCAAAATATGGTCTTCTCTAATCACCATCGGCATTCCATTCCATAGGCACTGGGCTTGACAGCTGGCCTTCTTTTAATAGCTACAAGTATTCTGGGTGACATCTTGAGCTCAGGGTATTGGCAGTGAGCACTGCCACTGCTTGCACcaccacctgccccacccccacccccacccccacccccgccccaggtATTTCCAGCATTGAAATCACACAGAAAGGTGCATACCACCCACACCCTGTCACGCACACAACATAGAGGCATCACAGTGACAGGGAGCATATGCCCGCAACAGGGTCCACACACATGAGATTGTTCTCTGTGGTAGACCACATAGCTTCACGAGCCCATACAATTAGTCACGCATTTGTCAGGGCCAACATGGCTAGCTTCATGCACACAGAGTTACACAGTCACATGTAGAtactccctcagtcacagaccatACTCGGGCCCTGCTAGGGATATCTGGGAGTCACAGAGCCCTCTAGGTAGGCAAGGGGAAATTGGGATGTATGGAGGGGGGGGTGATTCTGAGAGGCCTGTTCACACAGCAAGCCTGCCTTTCTAGCCACCCCTTAGGCTACTTGGCCTGGCTTCCTACTGGGTCCCGGCACTTTGGGAGTCTTGGATTTCTATACCTGGGGGCTGGAAGGAGCCTTGACTTCCCCATCTTCCAGGTCCTGGCTGCAGAAGGATTGTCCACTTGCTTGTTGGGCAGCTTCCCAGGCAGCTGTTGCTTCTGTGTCTGTCCAGCCCTGGGGGTAAGGGTGGGAGGGCAACTTTGAGATGAGAGAGACAGCTTACTTACAGCATACTCCTACCTCCTCCCCTCCAGCCTCTACATAGGTATTTACTGAGGGAGAACCATGATGTCATTTGCAAAGTGGTGCTCATCAAAAAGCCCAGAAAAAAAGTACATACCTGTGAGGAGCATTTGCCTGCTTAAGCGTGTGGGTGGGTACTTAGATAGGTGGCCTTCATGTGGGCCAAGGCTTCTCTTAGCAAATAAGACAGACCCCTCATTTTCTACTAGTGGCTTAGAGAAGGGACCCCTGACATCTCTACAGCTTAGCAGAAGGTCTGGGGACAGAGCAGTGGAAGACAGCTGACCAAACCAACTACCATGCTGGCTCTCGGATACACAGTGAGGGTGTGGTGGGTCAAAGCTTGAAGGTAGGTCTGAACTCAGGCTAGTGCCCATATCCTTTCCTGTAGCTCATAGCACTTCACACCTCATGTAAAATGGTGATTTAATGCTAAAGAACGGGGACCCTGGGATAGCTCTTGCTATGGAGAGAGAGGTGACTTGGAAAGTCCATGTTTAGACTGTACTGCTACTAGGTGACTTCAGACTGCCCATCTCTTCTCTGTCCTGGCTATTCCTCCTTGTCAAGAGGGTGATGCACTTGAGGCTAGAAGAGGTGAATGGGGTGCCCCTCAGTGTAATGTGTGGTTCTGCCAACTAGGTCCAGGTCCCCAGGGCTGGTTGGAAAAAGACAGGTGAGGTGCCagtcaatgggggggggggcagcctcCTTACCACCTCACTCTCAGAACCCAGGGACTCTTGACGCTTCCGTCTGGAGATccagctgaggtcagaggactgGCTGCTCAGTGTGGACCGATGGGTGGAGCGGTAGCTGAGGGACGGGTGGCTGCGCTGGCCTGACACTCCAAGAAGTACCCCAAGGCAGGGCAGGTGCTGGGCAATGGCCACTCTGTAGGAGTCACATGTCTGATTAGAGTAAAGGGATATaaaatggagaaggaaagaacagactcatgcagccgggcggtggtggcgcacgcctttaatcccagcactcaggaggcagagacaggcggatctctgtgagtctgaggccagcctggtcgacaaagtgagtccaggacagtcaaggatacacagagaaaccctgtctcgaaaaaccaaaaaaataaagaaagaaagaaaagaaaagaacagactcaTGCAGGGTCACAGCTGGTGAGCAGACAGATGCTAGTGATGGGCACCGATCAACAACTAGGCTCTCAGGGCTGATGGGACTAACAACAGAACAGGGGATGGTGGACACAGCAGGAGAGCCTTGGGATAGTGGGTCCAACCAACTAGACATCGCTTCAAGTCCTAACATGGTTGCCCTAGGTGACATCTCTGGGAGCGGGTGCCATGGGCAAAACCTTGGTACTGTAGGCTAGACTGACTGAGGCCTGCATCAGGAGATTAGCAAGTGTTGGACATCACCAAGCTGAAAACAGCTCTGAGGGCCTGGCCCACAGTAGTgccttcctctcattcttcttaTAGAGTATGAGGCTGACCACATTATGTCAGTATGCTGCCAGGGCTCTTTGTGGAAGCAAGGTCATTCTGCTGGGGTCTTTGCAGGGTGTAATGGGGGCCTGCCTTTGTATAGGATGTGCTGTTAATAAGCCATCCCGACTGCCTTAGACATAGCTCTGTAACTAGGACTGGGTTCCACTCAAGTAGCCACTGATGCTTTTGTGGAATgctgggaaagaagaagaggaaaaaaaagaagaagaagaagaagaagaagaagaagaagaagaagaagaagaagaagaagaggcatgCCAACTGTAGGCTCTTCCCAACATTTCTAGCTACACCAAGGTGCACGTGACCCCTGGCTAATACATACATGAGAGATCCGAGAGACAGATAAGCTGTGCCTTCATCTGGAGACCCAGGCCCTCCATGCCCCACCCAGGCCCTCCATGCCCCTAGGTGGGCTTGGAGGTCTGAAGGAGGTCACACACCTGTACTTGGGGTGAGTGATGGCATAAATGATGGGGTTGTGGATGGCAGAAGCCTTGGCGATGACGGCTGGCACTGAGCTCATGTAGGGCGTCAGGATGTGAGAATACCTAGGACAGAGAAGTTGTAGGGTTCCCTATTCATACCACTGGTTGTCTCTGTGGCTGACCCTCCCAAGGCCCAAACTAAACCAATGCCAGCCCAGTCAAAACCAACACAGCCAAGCCAGCACCATAGCAAGAGACTGGCAGTACCAGTGAAAATTCTGGTTTAAGGTGGGTAGGAAGAGCACTAAAAATGGTTGAGGGCAGAGCTCAGGAAGGAAGATTTGCTATGTCTGCAGGGGTTAGGGTGGCTAAGTCCCACTGTCCCTTAGAACCTGTGTGGCTGGCAATACCTCTTTATGCCACTCAATTATCCCTGGTCTTCAAATCCTACCTGCAATGCAGCCAAACCCTCACCCCATCTGATTGTACACTGCCCCCTTGGATGTCCTAGAGAAACTTCTGGTAGGCCCCTCGAGGAGGCTGCAACATTACCACTCAAGAAGATTGGTTCCTCAATAGCTCAAAGTACCACAATCTCATTCTCACAAAAATGCTTTGGAAACCTGGCCTACGCCCATGCTGCTAAAGGTTCCATGGTTACCAGACTCAGGGCACAGATGGTACTAGAGGGTACCACTTAGAAGCCCATTCCAAAGCAGCACAACCTTGGCTGTGTGCCTGTGGTTCAGGCTAAGGGGGAACCCAAACTTCAGGTTCCCTAGGAGACGGGAGGTTCCCAGACTACCTATGTGTAGCcagagctccccccccccataaaatCCCAGATGCTTCCAGGGAGTGGGCAAGCCTAGTGGGGCGAGGCATGTCACATGGGGGAGGGgtaagggggagggaggatggtaaGGCTGTAAAGCTGGACCTAGGGTATCAGGATGCCTGGCTGGAGTCAGGCTGGAGGGAAAGGCTACTTGGACCTGTGCCTTCAGCCCCTATACCACCTCTATGGCTCCTGCTCACCCAGCAAAGGCCACCAGGGCCACCGTGGAGTAGGGAGCCCAGGATAACACAAAGAGGAGGATGACGATCAGTGCGATCTTGGCCATTTTCCACTCGCTCTGCAGAcgctgccactgcctctgccgcAGAGAGGGATTCACCGCAGCCCTCGCAGGCCCTAGAAAGGTTGCGTCTGGGCTGTAGGTAGCAAGTACCAGGGTCACAACTTGCTGCGGGCCAGGTTGTGCTTAGGGACCCCAAGCTCCACATGTGAAGCCGCTAGTGAGCAAGCTACCCTAAACAACACCACAGCGAAGGCTGAGCCCCATCCGCAGAACCTCTCTGGGAACACACAAGAGGGGAGGGGGTCATCCTTTCCCACACAGACAGCTCTGACCTTTCTGAAACTCCTAATTTAACTGAGCCACAGCTGCCCTCCTGTGGTTCTGCCAGGATTGCAGTCTCTAAGCCCTCCTCAGAGGAGGACCTCATCTCTGGGAACTTTCCTAGGTGCCCTCTCACCCAACAAGTCCGTGAACTCACTAGTCTTAACCTACCTGCATCTGAAGGTATTTGATGGGCAGACCCTCCCTCCTTTGGTTCAGCCTTACACGGCTCACTCACCGGCCTGTCTCTCGGATGGCCCTGAAGATGAAGATGTAGCAGCAGATGATGATGagcagggggaggaagaagacGAAGCAGAAGAGGAGCATGGTGTAGGCGCGCACTCGGGGGGTGAAGGTCATGTAGTCCCAGGAGCAGGAGGTCAGCAGCCCCTCAGGCACGTAGGCACCTAGGAGCCGGGGACTGGGGCTCAGCCTTCGCCGTGGGCGTTGTGGAGGGTAACTTGTTCACTAGGGGCTTCAGATGTGGAGCTTGAGGTTCCTGAGCACAGCCTGGTCCCAAGCCGCATGCCTACACTGCCCAGGACTGAGAAAGCTGGCGGCAACTGAGAGATGTGAAGGGAGACTCCTGCGTTGGTTCTAACGGGGACATCAGTCTAGCACTGACTGGACTTAACCCCTCTGCAGTCCCACGGCCATGACCCTAAGGGCTAAAGTCTTGCTGTTTATTCTGCCTGCTGAGACCCTGCCTCTTGGCTGGCCTGACTCACTCTAAACTCAACATCCAACAAGCCTCTCTTGTTCCCACTCACTTACCCCCATGTTTGGTGATAGGCTCCTGGACTGACCCTCTAGTGTCTGGTAAAGGGTGATGGGCTTCTCCCCAAGGGTAGTGATACCCCTGAATGTCCTTCTGACTTGAGACTTAGGTGGTCCATGAGGCTGTCTGCCAGCTGTCCAACCCAACCTTCCCGTAAactttctctctcagcctaaCTGACCCTCCCCCCTAATTCCACCAGCCCACTTACTCCAGCCAAAGAAGGGTGGCAGACTCCAGGCCAGGGCATAGAGCCAGACGCCTAGCAGAATGAGTGCCGTCCGTCTTTTGGATCCCATCCCGATGGTGGCCAGTGGGCGTGTGATCACCAGGAAGCGGTCCAAGGCTATCGCTGTCAGGGTGATCATGGAAGTGATGCCAAAGACAGCCCCACAGAAGGCATAGAACTCGCAACCTGTGGGCAAACCCACTCAGTTCCTTCCCTACCTCCCAGAAAGCAGGACCAAGCCATCTCTACCCTGTTTGTTGCCACATCTGGCCAGGCTGGCAGAGGCCTCAAGACCAgcacttcctctttccttttcagtCAATCATGGGATTCAGGGTGCTGCCTATTTACCCAGTGAGATCACCTCATCTGGGCCACCTTCCACCGCTGTGGCATCCCTCTGTTAAAACCCCTTCTTCCTTATGGAAAAAAGGAGCCCCAAGTGTCTACCTGCCTCCCCGAAGATCCACTTCTTATAGAGGCTGCTGGCAAAGAAGACCGGGGCCTGAGTGAATGACATGAGGAAGTCGCTGACAGCGAGGTTGATGATGAACATGTTTGCCGGTGTCCGAAGGCTTCTGTTCCTGTGAGGTCAGAGGAAGTTGGAGAGTGCTTCCAAATATTTCCGGGGCTACAGGAGACTTCCCTCACCCTCAGCTATTcatgcacgcacatatacacacatgctacTATGCTAaatgtacacaggcacacaaacatgtcgtgtgtgcgcacacagcccctcccccgccacatgcatgcacacaggctgCAGCTCTCGAGCCACAGTCCTGTCTCTCAGTCCAGCAGGTACCACCAATAGCATGGGCTGAGAGATCTACCATGGTGGGCCCCTCAGAGTGAAGTAGGGAGGAGTGTCTCCAGAAACAGCTGTGCTGCCCAGAAGGCTGGTTCTCCATCACATCCATGTTTTTCTTCTCGCCCTCTGGATTATTCCTTCTGTGTGACTCACTCTGTCTCCTTGAACAAACCTTTCTGGTCACAGTCTCCCAACAGTGTCCCTCTGGTCTCCCCCTTCCATTAGCtctgacacattttttttttcaagaaagggtttctttgtgtagcctgtcccagaatttgctttgtagaccaggctggcctcaaattcagagagctccacctgcctctgcctccctaagtgctggattGCAGACGTGTGCCACTACCACTCAGTCTGGCCCTGGCCAGCTGAGCCCAACTGTCTCTTCAGTATTCACTCTTGAGGTGGCAAAGGGCTTGAGATCTTATGGCCATGACCACAGGACAGGCACCTTCACAAACCTCCTCGAGCACCATCCATCTTAATATTTGATCCTAAAAGAGGCATCCTGGTTCCCATTTTCCAGATGGAAGTCCTAAGGCCTTCACTCACAAGAGGACTTGGTCCCCATCACAACTCAGTACATTGCAAAGCCAGGATTCATTTCCAAGCAATGTACGTACAAGAGGAGGTATGGCGAGGAGAAAGCCACAGTTCCACGGGTCAGAGATGAGGTGTGGGCTCAAGGAAGGTAAACGCCTGGCTCAGTTCTTCCACTAGTCTGTGGTGGAGCCTGAAGTCTGTGCTCACTTCCCTACCTGCCTGTTTCCACCAGAAGCCAGCAGACAGGTGGGGAGGGAAGCCAAGGTGGATGCTCAGAGCAGCTATTGAAGGTTTGAGGATCCTAATGTCCATGGATGCTCTTCAAgatagaaggaagagggaggattCCTCTGGGAGCCGAGGATGACAGGGGTGGCCCAAGAGCAGGGTAGAATGAACAGAGACCTGAAGGTCCTAAGAGTAAATGCCTGCCTAAGAGATTGTGCTTGAGGCCCAGTGGGCGTGCTTGTGCTATTCAAGGTTCCCTGGGCCATTTTTTCCCTCTCCATCAGTGTGGAAATTGATGCCTTGGCAAGATGCTATAAAAGGCGTGATCCCAGCTTCTCTGCCCATCCTAAGGTGCCCCGGATAGAGCTGAGTGACCTTTCTTGCCCTTGTATTCTGTCCTATCTACATAACTGGATACGCCCAGTGCCCTtgaccccaccccaccaaccAGGCACCTGCAGAAGGTGTAGATGACCGTCAGATTGCCTAGCATGCCTGTGAGTCCCACCAGCAGGATCACTGCACCCAGGGTATAGTGAGCATGCTCTGGGACATCAACTGTGGGGAAGGGGACCCAGGCAGCAGCCTGAGGTCCAGATGcctgtggagagagaaagagagagagagggaggagaacatcACCTACCGGTGTCCCTGGAAAGGAAGAGTAAGTTCCTGATAAGGCAAATGGGCAAACTAAGGTACAAGAAAAGCTATGGCCAAGCCAAAAGGTGAAAGTGGGGTCTTCCAAAATGTAACTGCAAACCCATATATGTGCAGGTGCTCGGCTCCTAAGAGGAAGGTGAAAAGCTCAGATCGCCTGCTGGAGCCTGGCAGAacaaatgtgtgcctgcagaaTAGGGCCGCGGCTTGGGTGACCTTAAGGCGTCAGTAGAGCCAGCTCCTGGGTCCTGCCTTCCCACTGTATGGACACCCCATAGTAAGCCTCAAAGGAGAATTGCAAGCCTTGGAGCCTAACTGGGGGCTGACACTGAAACCTggcaaaagagggagaaaaacttTCCACTAGAAAGAAAGCTTAGGTAGGTTCCACAGGGTCACTGGCAGGAGGTCACTGTCCAGTGAGGTTAGGGTACAGGTTATTGAGGATGTCTcccagggagagaaggaaggatctGCTCATTGTCCTCCCCAACATCCCACTCTGGCCTGCACAAATCCAGGAGCCTGGGGCATGCCTTCTTGCCTACAATACTCCCACAGTGCATTTAGACAATGTCTGGAAAGAATACACGTCACACCAAAGGCAGAGTAGCACCCATCTTTCTGGTCCTCCAGTGATTAAGACATTGCCCTCTTTTCTCAGCCACTTTGTGTAGGGAAAACTTAGAGAAGTTCAGTGATGCCCAGGGTCCTCCGTCTAAGCTCAGACCTTTTCTATCTTCCTGTCAAAGCGGGGACCGGGACGGGACTGGGGACAGGATTTCTGGGCACGCACATGCTCCCCAAACTTACCGTGGGGCTAACAGATAGAAGTTGGACTCTTGCGGAGACGTTCTGAGTGCTGTTCCAAATGCCGTGTAGGGCAGGGCTGGCTGTAAAGCTGCGATCCTGAGTTAAGCTTGATGGGACTCTTGGCCCTGAAGGAGAGTTCATGGTAAGGCAAGGTGGTACCTGCTCGGGCTCTCAGAGAAGTTAAGGGCATGGAACA
It encodes:
- the Opn4 gene encoding LOW QUALITY PROTEIN: melanopsin (The sequence of the model RefSeq protein was modified relative to this genomic sequence to represent the inferred CDS: deleted 1 base in 1 codon; substituted 1 base at 1 genomic stop codon); its protein translation is MNSPSGPRVPSSLTQDRSFTASPALHGIWNSTQNVSARVQLLSVSPTASGPQAAAWVPFPTVDVPEHAHYTLGAVILLVGLTGMLGNLTVIYTFCRNRSLRTPANMFIINLAVSDFLMSFTQAPVFFASSLYKKWIFGEAGCEFYAFCGAVFGITSMITLTAIALDRFLVITRPLATIGMGSKRRTALILLGVWLYALAWSLPPFFGWSAYVPEGLLTSCSWDYMTFTPRVRAYTMLLFCFVFFLPLLIIICCYIFIFRAIRETGRACEGCGESSLRQRQWQRLQSEWKMAKIALIVILLFVLSWAPYSTVALVAFAGYSHILTPYMSSVPAVIAKASAIHNPIIYAITHPKYRVAIAQHLPCLGVLLGVSGQRSHPSLSYRSTHRSTLSSQSSDLSWISRRKRQESLGSESEVGWTDTEATAAWEAAQQASGQSFCSQDLEDGEVKAPSSPQVXKSKTPKTKRQLPSLDFEM